One window of the Marinilactibacillus sp. Marseille-P9653 genome contains the following:
- the yhbY gene encoding ribosome assembly RNA-binding protein YhbY, protein MKLTGKQKRFLRAQANEMSPIFQIGKNGLTEEMVAEFEESIENRELMKVQLLQNTDLEPKEAKAFIEDHSSIDVVQTIGKVLVLFKPSKKEKYQAYSTRLPRSN, encoded by the coding sequence ATGAAACTCACTGGAAAGCAAAAAAGATTTTTAAGAGCACAAGCTAACGAAATGTCTCCAATCTTCCAGATCGGAAAAAACGGTCTAACAGAAGAAATGGTAGCAGAATTTGAAGAATCAATCGAGAACAGAGAATTGATGAAAGTTCAATTACTTCAAAACACAGATTTAGAGCCTAAAGAAGCGAAAGCTTTCATTGAAGATCATTCTTCTATAGACGTTGTGCAAACGATTGGTAAAGTACTTGTATTGTTCAAACCATCTAAAAAAGAAAAGTACCAAGCTTATTCAACTAGATTACCCCGCTCAAATTAA
- a CDS encoding NAD(P)-dependent oxidoreductase: MLYCNQYFYKGENSMKTIGFIGTGVMGASIVGHLMDAGYHVNVYNRTKSKAEELINNGAQWKETPKEIAKSSELIFTMVGFPEDVEEVYYGENGIFEGVNEGSVLVDLTTSKPSLAQRIYDTAKEKNVHSLDAPVSGGDLGAKNGTVTTMVGGDESTFKQVEPIFMTFSGTLELQGAAGSGQHTKMANQIMIAGTMTGLSELLVYAKAAGLNLEKVLKTVGGGSAANWSLQNYGPRILKKDYSAGFFVKHFIKDLGIALDEADKMGLDLPSTKNAKALYDQLKEAGHADEGTQALIQLWWKD, encoded by the coding sequence GTGCTATACTGTAATCAGTATTTCTATAAGGGAGAGAATAGTATGAAAACAATCGGATTTATCGGTACTGGCGTAATGGGTGCTTCAATTGTTGGTCATCTAATGGATGCGGGTTATCATGTTAATGTGTATAATCGTACAAAAAGCAAAGCAGAAGAGCTGATTAATAATGGTGCGCAATGGAAAGAAACACCAAAAGAGATTGCTAAATCTAGTGAGCTGATTTTTACGATGGTAGGATTTCCTGAAGATGTAGAAGAAGTTTACTATGGAGAAAACGGAATTTTTGAAGGGGTCAACGAAGGATCTGTCCTAGTAGATCTGACAACGAGTAAGCCATCTCTTGCTCAGAGAATTTACGATACGGCAAAAGAAAAGAACGTACACTCGTTAGATGCTCCAGTTTCTGGAGGCGATCTAGGGGCAAAAAATGGGACAGTAACGACTATGGTAGGTGGAGATGAATCAACCTTCAAGCAAGTTGAGCCTATTTTTATGACGTTTTCTGGAACGCTTGAGTTACAAGGAGCAGCAGGAAGTGGTCAACATACTAAAATGGCTAATCAAATTATGATAGCCGGAACGATGACTGGACTATCTGAATTACTTGTCTACGCTAAAGCAGCTGGATTAAATCTGGAAAAAGTGCTGAAGACAGTTGGTGGAGGAAGTGCTGCTAACTGGTCACTTCAAAACTACGGTCCACGTATTCTTAAAAAAGACTACTCAGCAGGATTCTTTGTCAAACATTTTATTAAAGATCTTGGTATCGCTCTAGACGAAGCTGACAAAATGGGACTAGATCTACCTTCTACAAAAAATGCTAAAGCACTCTATGATCAACTAAAAGAAGCTGGGCATGCAGATGAAGGCACACAAGCTTTAATTCAGTTATGGTGGAAAGACTAA
- the ptsP gene encoding phosphoenolpyruvate--protein phosphotransferase, producing MASQVSGIAASDGIAQAKAYLLVEPDLSFEKKTISDVESEVTRLQAAIDTAKEELANIRSIAAESLGEEEAQVFDAHTMVLSDPDLIEQTNTVINDEKVNAEAAFQKTSDMFITMFEGMEDNPYMQERAADIRDVRKRVMSHLLGVKLPTPATIDEEVIIIAEDLTPSDTAQLNKEFVKAFVTNIGGRTSHSAIMARSLEIPAIVGTNNITELVSEGDFLVVDGMEGDVFVNPSEDTKKAYNDKAEEFASLKLEWERLKDEKSVTKDGKHVELAANIGTPKDLNGVTENGGEAIGLYRTEFLYMDSKELPTEDEQYTAYKAVLEGMDGKPVVVRTMDIGGDKELPYLELPNEMNPFLGYRAIRVSLDQDEIFRTQLRALLRASVHGTLRIMFPMIATLPEFRSAKAILEEEKAKLVENGIEVSNDIQVGIMIEIPAAAVLADQFAKEVDFFSIGTNDLIQYTMAADRMNERVSYLYQPYNPSILRLIKNVIDAAHKEGKWAGMCGEMAGDQIAVPILVGLGLDEFSMSATSILKTRSLLTELDSTEMKELSEKALNECTSAEEVIKLVEQYTAK from the coding sequence ATGGCATCACAAGTATCTGGTATTGCTGCAAGTGATGGTATCGCTCAAGCTAAAGCGTATCTTTTAGTAGAACCTGATTTATCATTTGAGAAAAAGACGATTTCAGACGTTGAATCTGAAGTAACTCGTCTTCAGGCTGCTATTGATACTGCTAAAGAAGAGCTTGCTAATATACGATCAATTGCTGCTGAGTCACTTGGAGAAGAAGAGGCGCAAGTCTTTGATGCACATACTATGGTGCTTTCTGATCCTGACTTGATAGAGCAAACAAACACTGTAATCAATGATGAAAAGGTTAATGCAGAAGCTGCTTTTCAAAAAACATCTGACATGTTCATTACAATGTTTGAAGGCATGGAAGATAACCCTTATATGCAAGAAAGAGCAGCGGATATCCGTGACGTGCGTAAGCGTGTAATGTCTCACTTGCTTGGCGTAAAACTTCCAACTCCTGCAACTATTGATGAAGAAGTTATTATCATTGCAGAAGATCTAACACCGAGTGATACTGCTCAGTTAAATAAAGAATTTGTAAAGGCTTTTGTGACAAATATTGGTGGACGTACGTCTCACTCTGCTATCATGGCTCGTTCGTTGGAAATTCCTGCAATTGTAGGAACAAACAACATTACGGAACTTGTATCAGAAGGTGACTTTTTAGTAGTTGATGGAATGGAAGGCGATGTATTCGTTAATCCTTCTGAAGATACTAAAAAAGCTTACAACGATAAAGCAGAAGAATTTGCTTCTTTAAAACTTGAATGGGAACGCTTGAAAGACGAAAAAAGTGTAACTAAAGACGGTAAACATGTTGAGTTAGCTGCTAATATCGGAACACCTAAAGATTTAAATGGTGTAACTGAAAATGGTGGCGAAGCAATCGGTTTATACCGTACTGAGTTCCTTTATATGGATTCAAAAGAACTACCTACTGAAGACGAACAATATACTGCATATAAAGCAGTACTAGAAGGCATGGATGGAAAACCTGTTGTTGTACGTACGATGGATATTGGTGGGGATAAAGAACTTCCATATCTAGAACTTCCTAATGAAATGAACCCATTCTTAGGATACAGAGCGATTCGTGTAAGTTTGGATCAAGATGAGATTTTCCGTACACAACTACGTGCTTTACTTCGTGCGTCAGTTCACGGGACTTTGAGAATCATGTTCCCTATGATTGCGACTCTTCCTGAATTTAGAAGCGCGAAAGCCATTCTAGAAGAAGAAAAAGCAAAATTAGTTGAAAATGGTATTGAAGTTTCTAATGACATTCAAGTTGGTATCATGATTGAAATTCCAGCTGCAGCTGTTTTAGCTGATCAGTTTGCTAAAGAAGTTGACTTCTTTAGTATTGGAACGAATGATTTGATTCAATATACAATGGCAGCTGACCGTATGAATGAACGCGTTTCTTACTTGTACCAACCATATAACCCTTCAATTTTACGCTTAATCAAGAATGTTATTGATGCAGCGCATAAAGAAGGCAAGTGGGCTGGTATGTGTGGAGAAATGGCTGGAGATCAAATCGCTGTGCCGATTCTTGTTGGACTTGGACTTGACGAGTTTTCAATGAGTGCAACTAGCATTCTTAAAACACGTAGTCTATTAACTGAACTTGATTCAACTGAGATGAAAGAATTAAGTGAAAAAGCACTTAACGAATGCACTTCAGCAGAAGAAGTTATCAAACTAGTTGAACAATATACTGCAAAATAA
- a CDS encoding ATP-dependent Clp protease ATP-binding subunit — MICQRCMQRNATIHLTTSVNGKKREIDLCQKCYREIKQQEEQRRMNQGAGQDPFGFGNFDDLFKALSQNNTGPQNPQTPPTQQNFRGNGQQPPQNPNRRGGLLGEYGVDLTQMAKEGKIDPVIGRDKEIERVIEILNRRTKNNPVLTGEAGVGKTAIVEGLALKIINDDVPQKLLKKEVIRLDVASLVQGTGIRGQFEERMQQLIKELRDDDSIILFIDEVHELVGAGTAEGSSMDAGNILKPALARGELQMVGATTLNEYRKIEKDPALERRLQPVRVSEPSLEEAVTILKGIQKQYEDYHHVNYTDKAIQSAVELSHRYIQDRFLPDKAIDLLDEAGSKKNLTIRTIDPEEIQEKIDEAEKQKQTALQQEDYEKAAFYRDQVTKHKEMMNQQTPESDLPVITEKDMVHIIEQKTGIPVGELKEKEQEQLRDLDDSLRKHVIGQDDAVEKVAKSIRRNRIGLRQKNRPIGSFLFVGPTGVGKTELAKTLALELFGSKDSYVRLDMSEFMEKHSTSKLIGSPPGYVGYEEAGQLTEKIRRNPYSLILVDEVEKAHPDVLHMFLQILDDGRLTDAQGRTVNFKETIIIMTSNAGTTNVESSVGFGAQISGRQHSLLNNLGEFFKPEFLNRLDGIVEFHSLSKEHLLEIVTLMLEDINTALKQHNITVTVDDAAKERLVDLGYDPKMGARPLRRVIEEQIEDKVAEFYLNNPQVGNIMATVDDSNSIVITQYSEESSTPSETIETKNDDSESSEETDE; from the coding sequence ATGATTTGTCAAAGATGCATGCAACGAAATGCAACCATTCATTTAACGACAAGTGTTAACGGAAAAAAACGTGAAATAGACTTATGTCAGAAATGTTATAGAGAAATTAAACAACAAGAGGAGCAAAGAAGAATGAATCAAGGAGCGGGACAAGATCCTTTCGGTTTTGGAAACTTCGATGATCTTTTCAAAGCTTTATCACAAAACAATACAGGACCACAAAATCCACAGACACCCCCTACTCAACAGAATTTTAGAGGTAATGGTCAACAACCTCCTCAAAATCCAAATCGTAGAGGTGGGCTTCTAGGCGAATACGGAGTAGATTTAACTCAAATGGCTAAAGAAGGAAAAATCGATCCTGTAATCGGCCGTGATAAAGAAATTGAGCGGGTTATTGAAATCCTTAACCGTAGAACTAAAAACAACCCTGTTTTGACAGGAGAAGCTGGTGTCGGTAAAACAGCTATCGTAGAAGGACTCGCGTTGAAAATTATTAATGACGACGTCCCACAAAAATTATTGAAAAAAGAAGTGATTCGATTAGATGTTGCTTCACTTGTTCAAGGTACAGGTATTCGTGGTCAATTTGAAGAGCGTATGCAGCAATTGATCAAAGAATTAAGAGATGATGATTCCATTATCCTATTTATCGATGAAGTTCATGAATTAGTAGGCGCTGGAACAGCTGAAGGCAGCAGCATGGATGCAGGCAATATCCTGAAACCAGCATTAGCTCGTGGCGAGCTTCAAATGGTAGGCGCAACAACATTAAATGAGTACAGAAAAATAGAGAAAGATCCAGCATTAGAACGTCGTTTACAGCCAGTCCGAGTGAGCGAGCCATCTCTTGAAGAAGCCGTCACTATTCTTAAAGGTATTCAAAAACAATATGAGGATTATCATCACGTTAACTATACGGATAAAGCTATCCAGAGTGCGGTTGAATTGTCTCATCGATATATACAAGACCGTTTCTTGCCAGACAAAGCCATCGATTTACTCGATGAAGCTGGATCTAAAAAGAACTTAACGATACGCACAATTGATCCTGAAGAAATTCAAGAGAAAATTGATGAAGCTGAAAAACAAAAACAAACCGCTCTTCAGCAAGAAGATTACGAAAAAGCAGCTTTCTACCGTGATCAAGTAACGAAACACAAAGAAATGATGAATCAGCAAACTCCAGAATCTGATTTGCCTGTTATTACTGAAAAAGATATGGTGCATATTATTGAACAGAAAACAGGTATTCCAGTCGGAGAACTGAAAGAAAAAGAACAAGAGCAATTAAGAGATCTCGATGATTCTCTTCGCAAACACGTTATTGGTCAAGATGATGCCGTTGAAAAAGTAGCTAAATCTATTCGAAGAAATCGAATCGGATTGAGACAAAAAAATAGACCAATTGGTTCATTCTTATTTGTAGGACCAACTGGTGTTGGTAAAACGGAATTAGCTAAAACATTAGCCTTGGAGTTATTCGGAAGTAAAGATTCATACGTTCGCTTAGATATGAGTGAATTTATGGAGAAACACAGCACTTCCAAACTGATTGGCTCTCCTCCTGGTTATGTAGGATATGAAGAAGCTGGACAGTTGACCGAAAAAATACGTCGAAATCCATATAGCTTAATACTCGTGGATGAAGTTGAAAAAGCCCACCCCGACGTTCTTCATATGTTCCTACAGATTCTGGATGATGGACGTTTAACAGATGCTCAAGGTCGTACCGTGAACTTTAAGGAAACCATTATCATTATGACAAGTAACGCTGGGACAACGAATGTTGAATCAAGTGTAGGTTTTGGTGCTCAAATCAGCGGACGTCAGCATTCACTTTTAAACAATCTAGGGGAATTCTTTAAACCAGAATTCTTGAACCGATTAGATGGTATTGTTGAGTTCCATTCATTATCCAAAGAACATTTGCTGGAAATCGTTACGTTGATGTTAGAAGATATTAATACAGCACTTAAACAACATAATATTACAGTTACAGTGGATGATGCTGCAAAAGAAAGATTAGTGGATCTTGGTTACGATCCTAAAATGGGTGCGCGTCCACTCCGTAGAGTGATTGAAGAGCAAATCGAAGATAAAGTTGCTGAGTTTTATCTAAACAATCCTCAAGTCGGAAATATTATGGCTACGGTAGACGATTCAAATTCAATCGTCATTACCCAATATTCTGAAGAATCTTCGACTCCATCCGAAACGATTGAAACAAAAAATGATGATTCTGAATCTTCTGAAGAAACAGATGAATAA
- a CDS encoding phosphocarrier protein HPr translates to MEKRNYNVTAETGIHARPATLLVQTASKYNSDITLEYKGKSVNLKSIMGVMSLGVGQGAEVTISAEGADETEAIEGIEQTIKNEGMAE, encoded by the coding sequence ATGGAAAAACGCAACTATAACGTAACTGCAGAAACAGGTATTCACGCACGTCCAGCAACTTTATTGGTACAAACTGCGAGCAAATATAACTCAGATATTACTTTAGAGTACAAAGGTAAATCTGTAAACTTGAAATCTATCATGGGTGTTATGTCACTTGGTGTAGGTCAAGGCGCAGAAGTTACAATCTCTGCTGAAGGTGCAGATGAAACTGAAGCAATCGAAGGAATCGAACAAACAATCAAAAACGAGGGAATGGCTGAATAA
- the rsfS gene encoding ribosome silencing factor yields the protein MTKTAEQILEFVVKAADDKLSEEIVALDMRGVSLLADYFVVTHGNNERQISAITEAIKDAAEENQVEVRNVEGKDGGNWILIDLGEVIVHLFNQEEREFYQLERLWTDAPFVDVSNWTE from the coding sequence ATGACTAAAACAGCAGAGCAAATTCTAGAATTCGTAGTAAAAGCAGCAGATGACAAACTATCCGAAGAAATCGTCGCACTTGATATGAGAGGTGTTTCTTTACTGGCTGATTATTTTGTTGTCACACATGGAAATAATGAAAGACAAATTTCTGCGATAACAGAAGCTATTAAAGATGCAGCAGAAGAAAATCAAGTTGAAGTTAGAAATGTCGAAGGTAAGGACGGCGGAAACTGGATATTGATTGATTTAGGAGAAGTGATCGTCCACTTATTCAACCAAGAGGAAAGAGAATTTTATCAATTGGAAAGACTATGGACAGATGCACCTTTCGTAGATGTGTCTAACTGGACTGAATAG
- the yqeH gene encoding ribosome biogenesis GTPase YqeH, with the protein MNESNDTDMICIGCGAVLQSEHDNKAGFLPQSVINNIDEDQEVYCKRCFRLRHYNEVQDVELTDADFLNMLHEISDKKALIINIVDIFDFNGSFIPGIQRFAGNNPVILVGNKTDLLPKSLKEGKMRQWLTERAHEAGLHPKAVFLTSAVKADSVEALMKMIDKERNGQDVYVVGTTNVGKSTLINQIIKLATDTEDVITTSYFPGTTLGKIEIPLDDNHVLVDTPGIIQSSQIAHYLTPKELKYVTPRKEIKPKVYQLNEEQTLFLGGLARFDYIKGNGKQPFVCYLSNELTIHRTKLEKADDLYARQKGAVLTPPFEESLDTLPELKRFEFMIKEPTDLVFSGLGWISIEHAGTKVAGWAPKGVDIIIRKSLI; encoded by the coding sequence ATGAACGAGTCTAACGACACTGATATGATCTGTATCGGTTGTGGTGCAGTACTACAGTCCGAACACGATAATAAAGCTGGATTTTTACCGCAATCCGTTATCAATAATATTGATGAAGACCAAGAAGTTTACTGTAAACGATGTTTTCGGTTAAGACATTATAATGAAGTTCAAGACGTTGAGCTAACAGATGCTGATTTTTTGAATATGCTACACGAAATTAGCGATAAAAAAGCCTTAATCATCAATATTGTAGATATTTTTGATTTCAATGGAAGTTTTATTCCTGGAATTCAACGATTTGCTGGAAATAATCCGGTGATTCTAGTAGGAAACAAAACAGACTTGCTTCCTAAATCTTTAAAAGAAGGAAAAATGAGACAGTGGCTTACAGAACGAGCTCATGAAGCAGGTTTACACCCAAAAGCAGTTTTCTTAACTAGTGCGGTCAAAGCTGATTCAGTAGAAGCATTAATGAAAATGATCGACAAAGAACGTAATGGACAAGATGTATATGTCGTTGGGACGACAAATGTTGGTAAATCAACCCTGATTAATCAAATTATTAAGCTCGCTACGGATACTGAAGATGTGATTACAACATCTTATTTCCCTGGTACAACACTTGGTAAGATAGAAATACCTCTGGATGATAACCACGTACTAGTCGATACACCAGGAATTATTCAATCTTCTCAAATTGCCCATTATCTAACTCCAAAAGAACTGAAGTACGTAACACCTAGAAAAGAAATTAAACCAAAAGTATATCAATTAAACGAAGAGCAAACACTGTTTCTTGGTGGATTAGCAAGATTTGACTATATCAAGGGTAACGGTAAGCAACCTTTTGTTTGTTATTTATCCAATGAATTGACTATACACAGAACAAAACTAGAAAAAGCGGATGACCTGTATGCAAGACAAAAAGGGGCAGTGTTAACGCCTCCTTTCGAAGAAAGTCTAGATACACTTCCAGAATTAAAACGATTCGAATTTATGATCAAAGAACCTACTGATTTAGTGTTTTCTGGATTAGGTTGGATCTCAATCGAACATGCTGGAACAAAAGTTGCCGGATGGGCTCCTAAAGGCGTCGATATCATAATCAGAAAATCATTAATTTAA
- a CDS encoding nicotinate-nucleotide adenylyltransferase translates to MSEKLSKVIEPQVMFESTLLDERKKVGILGGTFNPPHLGHLIIADQVKNQLGLEKILFLPSAEPPHAQGKKTIDAKHRVKMVEQAIAERPDFEVELSEIQRGGKSYTYDTIRRLTEENPEIDYYFIIGADMVENLPTWYKVEELINLIQFVAVNRPSYSVETEYPLIFIDVPNIEISSSLVRQKIMDHCSVNYLIPDSVIQYIEKEGLYDIET, encoded by the coding sequence GTGTCTGAAAAACTATCTAAAGTCATTGAACCTCAAGTGATGTTTGAGAGTACGCTGTTAGATGAAAGAAAAAAAGTTGGTATTCTAGGTGGAACATTCAATCCGCCACATTTGGGCCATTTGATTATAGCAGATCAGGTCAAGAATCAGCTTGGACTTGAAAAGATTCTTTTTCTTCCATCCGCTGAACCTCCGCATGCACAAGGCAAAAAAACAATCGATGCAAAACACAGAGTCAAAATGGTTGAGCAAGCGATAGCTGAACGACCGGACTTTGAGGTTGAATTGTCTGAGATCCAGCGTGGTGGAAAGAGTTATACTTACGACACCATTCGTAGGTTAACTGAAGAAAATCCAGAAATAGACTATTATTTTATTATTGGGGCAGATATGGTTGAAAACCTCCCCACATGGTATAAAGTAGAAGAATTGATCAACCTTATACAATTTGTTGCGGTCAATCGGCCGTCCTATTCGGTCGAAACAGAGTATCCGCTAATCTTTATTGATGTTCCAAATATTGAAATTAGCTCTAGTCTAGTTCGTCAGAAAATAATGGATCACTGTTCAGTGAATTACCTTATACCTGATTCAGTCATCCAATATATCGAAAAGGAAGGGTTGTATGACATTGAAACTTAA
- a CDS encoding YqeG family HAD IIIA-type phosphatase, whose amino-acid sequence MLNSFKPTWMVNSIYQITPEQLKKKNIKVVLTDLDNTLIAWNNPEATEETLEWIELMKKSGIHVVIISNNKRKRVGKVATLLELDFIPNAMKPLQKGFKQAQAQFDMTKDEILMVGDQIITDIKGANHAGIRSVLVKPILDSDAWNTRFNRFIELKIMNYLIKKDPDMKWRNSIHERV is encoded by the coding sequence ATGCTAAACAGTTTCAAGCCAACTTGGATGGTCAATTCCATTTATCAAATTACGCCTGAACAGTTGAAGAAAAAAAACATAAAAGTTGTATTGACAGATCTTGATAATACGCTCATTGCATGGAATAATCCTGAAGCAACGGAAGAAACACTAGAGTGGATAGAATTGATGAAGAAAAGTGGCATTCATGTTGTCATTATCTCAAATAATAAACGTAAAAGAGTGGGTAAAGTAGCTACTTTGCTAGAGCTTGACTTCATCCCCAACGCAATGAAACCTCTTCAGAAAGGGTTTAAACAAGCTCAAGCGCAATTTGATATGACGAAAGATGAAATCTTAATGGTTGGTGATCAAATTATAACTGATATAAAAGGCGCTAATCATGCTGGTATTCGAAGTGTGCTTGTGAAACCCATACTAGATTCAGATGCTTGGAATACTAGATTCAATCGATTTATCGAACTGAAAATTATGAATTACCTTATAAAAAAAGATCCTGATATGAAATGGAGGAACTCAATCCATGAACGAGTCTAA
- a CDS encoding YkuJ family protein: protein MKPSQLIPIIRRLDAMREDESDEVQVRRFEKDGKEQCIVRYDKASRMYELEDRTSAQTYEFDNIDYVAVEILELVQPATSTED, encoded by the coding sequence ATGAAACCATCCCAACTTATACCGATTATAAGAAGATTAGATGCGATGAGAGAAGACGAAAGCGATGAAGTCCAAGTCAGAAGATTTGAAAAAGACGGCAAGGAGCAATGTATCGTTCGTTATGACAAAGCCTCACGCATGTATGAATTGGAAGATCGTACAAGTGCGCAGACGTATGAATTTGATAACATTGACTATGTCGCTGTTGAGATTTTAGAACTCGTACAACCAGCAACTTCGACTGAAGATTAA
- the yqeK gene encoding bis(5'-nucleosyl)-tetraphosphatase (symmetrical) YqeK has product MTLKLKTVTYSNAYIDLSREELLEQVSQVMSDKRFTHVKGVEQAALELAERYGANLEQVSIAALLHDFAKEQSDEEMRDIIISENMDLELLQYGNNIWHGPVGAVVVRNQFSIQDQDILDAIRHHTVGSPHMGIVEQIIYLADYIEPNRTFKGVDKARKLAEIDMEKGIAYATFKTLKHLLNKNVKIYPKAIETYNAWVVQKQEELHD; this is encoded by the coding sequence ATGACATTGAAACTTAAAACAGTAACGTATTCTAATGCATATATCGACCTTTCTAGAGAAGAGCTTCTCGAACAAGTCAGCCAAGTAATGAGTGATAAACGCTTCACTCATGTTAAAGGGGTAGAACAAGCCGCTCTAGAACTAGCTGAAAGATATGGAGCGAATCTTGAGCAAGTGAGTATTGCGGCATTGCTTCATGATTTCGCAAAAGAACAATCTGACGAAGAGATGCGAGATATCATTATCAGTGAAAATATGGACCTGGAATTGCTTCAGTATGGTAACAATATCTGGCATGGACCAGTAGGCGCTGTAGTTGTTAGAAATCAGTTCTCCATTCAAGATCAGGACATATTGGATGCAATACGTCATCATACTGTAGGCTCTCCTCATATGGGAATTGTTGAGCAGATCATCTATCTAGCAGACTATATCGAGCCCAATCGCACCTTTAAAGGTGTTGATAAAGCTAGAAAACTAGCTGAAATAGATATGGAAAAAGGCATAGCCTATGCGACGTTCAAAACACTGAAGCACTTATTAAATAAAAACGTAAAAATCTACCCAAAAGCCATTGAAACATATAATGCATGGGTCGTACAAAAACAGGAGGAATTACATGACTAA
- a CDS encoding pyridoxal phosphate-dependent aminotransferase, with the protein MDMTNLHQLFNAQTQEIEISGIRLFDEKIASIDGLIKLTLGQPDFPTPQHVKDAGIEAIKNNLSFYTGMAGELRLREAVANFMKVKYNISYDPQSEILSTVGATEALAASLLAILNPGDKVLIPSPFFSLYEPLVILGKAEPVYIDTTGNDFILSPEMIQEAMSIHGDKVKAIILNYPTNPTGVTWNREEVIAIANTLKQYPDVFAISDEIYSELVYEGSHISLGEYLFDQTIVVNGLSKSHAMTGWRLGFTLAPKAITQQIIKVHQYLVTSASSITQYAGIEALENGMDDALPMREEYKKRRDYIYEIMHRLGFEIAKPNGAFYIFAKIPEGYIQNSFDFCYDLAQKAKVGFIPGVAFGKAGEGFVRLSYASSMAEIEEAMHRLTKYMEQPSVN; encoded by the coding sequence ATGGATATGACCAATTTGCACCAATTATTCAATGCCCAGACACAAGAAATCGAAATATCCGGAATACGATTATTTGACGAAAAAATTGCTTCTATAGATGGTTTGATTAAATTGACTTTAGGTCAGCCAGATTTCCCAACTCCTCAGCACGTTAAAGATGCAGGTATTGAAGCCATAAAGAATAATCTATCTTTTTACACAGGTATGGCTGGAGAATTACGCTTAAGAGAAGCTGTGGCCAACTTTATGAAAGTGAAGTACAACATTTCCTATGATCCTCAATCAGAGATTCTTTCAACTGTCGGCGCAACTGAAGCTTTGGCAGCATCCTTGCTCGCGATTTTAAACCCTGGAGATAAAGTACTGATCCCTTCTCCGTTCTTTTCACTATACGAGCCACTCGTCATTTTAGGGAAGGCTGAACCCGTTTATATCGATACTACTGGAAATGATTTTATTCTTTCACCGGAAATGATTCAAGAAGCGATGTCTATACATGGAGATAAAGTGAAGGCTATTATCTTGAATTATCCAACGAATCCTACAGGGGTAACTTGGAATCGCGAAGAAGTCATTGCAATCGCCAATACATTGAAACAATATCCTGATGTTTTTGCAATCAGTGATGAAATTTATAGCGAACTGGTTTATGAAGGTAGCCATATTTCTCTTGGAGAATATCTTTTTGATCAGACGATTGTTGTCAACGGTCTTTCAAAATCGCATGCTATGACCGGGTGGAGACTTGGATTCACTTTAGCTCCAAAAGCAATTACGCAACAAATTATTAAAGTTCATCAGTATCTTGTAACGAGTGCTTCCAGTATCACTCAATACGCTGGAATTGAAGCACTGGAAAACGGCATGGATGATGCTCTTCCCATGCGAGAAGAGTACAAGAAAAGAAGAGATTATATTTATGAAATCATGCATAGATTAGGGTTTGAAATTGCTAAACCAAACGGAGCTTTTTATATATTCGCAAAAATTCCTGAAGGTTATATCCAAAACAGCTTTGACTTTTGCTATGATCTAGCTCAAAAAGCTAAAGTTGGATTTATTCCTGGTGTTGCTTTCGGCAAAGCAGGAGAAGGTTTTGTTCGATTAAGTTATGCTTCCAGTATGGCTGAAATCGAAGAAGCTATGCACCGATTGACAAAATACATGGAACAACCATCAGTAAACTAG